From Gemmatimonadaceae bacterium, one genomic window encodes:
- the rplL gene encoding 50S ribosomal protein L7/L12 yields MSKDEILDAIGNMSVFELAELIEAFKSKFNVTISAAAPSAPAAGGGGAAPAAAVEEQTEFNVNLKAAGAKKIQVIKVVRELTGLGLKEAKDLVDSAPSTVKAGVTKDEAAAMRAKLEEQGAEVEVK; encoded by the coding sequence ATGAGCAAAGACGAAATTCTCGACGCCATCGGCAACATGTCAGTGTTCGAGCTCGCTGAGCTCATCGAAGCATTCAAGAGCAAGTTCAACGTCACCATCTCGGCCGCTGCCCCCTCGGCACCTGCCGCCGGTGGAGGCGGAGCTGCACCCGCCGCCGCTGTTGAGGAACAGACGGAGTTCAACGTCAACCTCAAGGCTGCCGGCGCGAAGAAAATCCAGGTCATCAAGGTCGTGCGCGAGCTGACCGGCCTGGGCCTGAAGGAAGCGAAGGATCTCGTCGATAGTGCGCCGAGCACCGTCAAGGCCGGCGTCACAAAGGATGAAGCCGCGGCAATGAGAGCAAAGCTCGAAGAGCAGGGCGCAGAAGTCGAAGTGAAGTAA
- the rplJ gene encoding 50S ribosomal protein L10 produces the protein MKRTDKEQLVTELTDKLKGAKSLYYTDFTGLNVKRMTELRRRLKRAGVEYVVIKNTLALRAVNESGLAGERLSGPTGLVFGTDPVAAAKVLSDFAREFEQKPAVKGGMLDGKAIDTAQVKQLALMPSREQMLADLGAGLQSPMAAFAGALNGILYMFAGALDALKSQREGA, from the coding sequence ATGAAGAGAACCGATAAGGAGCAGCTCGTCACCGAGCTGACGGACAAACTGAAGGGCGCGAAATCGCTCTACTACACTGACTTCACGGGACTGAACGTGAAGCGAATGACGGAACTCCGCCGCCGCCTCAAGCGCGCCGGTGTCGAATACGTCGTCATAAAGAACACGTTGGCGCTGCGCGCGGTCAACGAGAGCGGGCTTGCCGGCGAACGCCTCAGTGGCCCGACAGGTCTGGTGTTTGGAACAGATCCGGTTGCCGCCGCAAAGGTGCTGTCGGATTTCGCGAGAGAGTTCGAGCAGAAGCCGGCCGTAAAGGGCGGGATGCTCGATGGGAAGGCGATCGATACGGCGCAGGTGAAGCAACTCGCGTTGATGCCGTCCCGGGAGCAGATGCTGGCGGATCTTGGTGCTGGTTTGCAGTCCCCGATGGCCGCCTTTGCCGGCGCGCTCAACGGAATTCTTTACATGTTTGCAGGCGCGCTCGACGCGCTCAAGTCACAGCGCGAAGGCGCCTAA
- the rplA gene encoding 50S ribosomal protein L1: MRGHGKKYAAVVKDRDISTRYQPKQALDLVKSAAFAKFDETVEIAVRLGVDPRHADQVVRGTVVLPAGTGKTVRVLVIAAGEKAREAEQAGADFVGTEFIAKIKDNWLDFDVLIATPDQMGQLGALGRVLGPRGLMPNPKAGTVTFDVARAVREVKAGKIEFRVDKSGNVHAAIGKVSFPVEALETNFAAFMDQIVRAKPAAAKGVYVRNVAISSTMGPGVSIDITPYR; the protein is encoded by the coding sequence ATGCGCGGCCACGGAAAGAAGTACGCCGCGGTCGTCAAGGACCGCGACATCTCCACGCGCTATCAGCCGAAGCAGGCTCTCGATCTCGTCAAGTCAGCGGCATTCGCAAAATTCGATGAGACAGTCGAGATCGCCGTTCGTCTAGGCGTCGATCCGCGGCACGCCGACCAGGTGGTTCGCGGAACAGTCGTCCTGCCTGCCGGTACCGGCAAAACGGTGCGGGTGCTCGTCATCGCCGCCGGTGAAAAGGCACGCGAGGCGGAGCAGGCAGGCGCTGATTTCGTCGGCACGGAGTTCATTGCAAAGATCAAGGACAACTGGCTCGACTTCGATGTCCTCATCGCGACCCCAGACCAGATGGGCCAGCTCGGCGCATTGGGCAGGGTGCTCGGACCGCGTGGGCTCATGCCCAACCCCAAAGCCGGCACGGTGACGTTCGACGTCGCTCGCGCCGTTCGCGAGGTGAAGGCTGGAAAGATCGAATTCCGCGTCGACAAGAGCGGCAATGTACACGCCGCCATTGGCAAGGTCTCGTTTCCAGTGGAAGCACTGGAAACAAACTTCGCAGCGTTCATGGATCAGATCGTCCGCGCCAAGCCGGCAGCGGCAAAGGGTGTCTACGTGAGAAACGTGGCGATCTCGAGCACGATGGGGCCCGGCGTGTCCATCGATATCACACCTTACCGGTAA
- the rplK gene encoding 50S ribosomal protein L11, with protein sequence MAKKVTGFVKLQIPAGKANPAPPVGTALGPQGINIMAFCKEFNARTQGMDTILPVEITIFADKSFTFITKTPPAAVLLKKEAGIEKGSGTPNRTKVGSVTTAQIRKIAEIKLPDLNCDSVEAAMAMVAGAARSMGVEVKD encoded by the coding sequence ATGGCAAAAAAGGTCACTGGATTCGTCAAGCTGCAGATCCCTGCAGGCAAGGCGAACCCGGCGCCCCCCGTCGGCACCGCTCTCGGTCCGCAGGGAATCAACATCATGGCATTCTGCAAAGAGTTCAACGCTCGGACGCAGGGCATGGATACGATTCTCCCGGTCGAGATCACGATTTTCGCCGACAAATCCTTCACCTTCATCACCAAGACCCCGCCCGCGGCGGTCCTGCTGAAGAAAGAAGCAGGAATTGAAAAGGGCTCGGGTACGCCAAACCGCACCAAGGTCGGATCTGTCACAACAGCGCAGATACGAAAGATCGCCGAGATCAAGCTTCCGGATCTCAACTGCGACTCCGTCGAAGCCGCGATGGCGATGGTCGCCGGAGCCGCACGCTCGATGGGCGTCGAGGTGAAGGACTGA